A single Nostoc sp. PCC 7107 DNA region contains:
- a CDS encoding DNA-directed RNA polymerase subunit omega, which produces MLKRSKFETTQSQIMHRAEDLISAASNRYRITVQVANRAKRRRYEDFESSEDIMMKPVLRAIIEMSDELTQPEIIGEM; this is translated from the coding sequence ATGCTCAAGCGTTCTAAGTTCGAGACAACCCAATCTCAGATTATGCACCGTGCAGAGGATTTAATTAGTGCGGCCTCGAATCGCTACCGCATCACGGTTCAGGTGGCAAATCGAGCCAAGCGCCGACGTTACGAAGATTTTGAAAGTTCTGAAGATATTATGATGAAGCCTGTTTTAAGGGCAATCATCGAAATGTCTGATGAATTAACTCAACCAGAAATTATTGGTGAAATGTAA